A region of Carassius auratus strain Wakin chromosome 41, ASM336829v1, whole genome shotgun sequence DNA encodes the following proteins:
- the LOC113059101 gene encoding ictacalcin-like isoform X1, which yields MFLHAVNSRNTMSSLLESIVTVITVFHKYSEKEGDKKTLSKNELKELLINEMGPIFENASNPAKLDKIFMALDADKNGTVDLNDYIIMVTSIIMLCEETFQKYK from the exons ATG TTCTTGCACGCTGTGAACTCCAGAAACACCATGTCAA GTCTCCTTGAATCAATAGTTACGGTGATTACAGTCTTTCACAAATACTCAGAAAAGGAGGGAGACAAAAAGACCCTGAGCAAAAACGAGCTCAAGGAACTTCTCATAAACGAGATGGGACCGATCTTTGAG AACGCCTCTAACCCAGCCAAACTGGACAAGATTTTTATGGCTCTGGATGCAGATAAAAATGGCACTGTGGACTTGAATGACTACATCATCATGGTCACCAGCATTATTATGCTTTGCGAGGAGACcttccaaaaatataaataa
- the LOC113059101 gene encoding ictacalcin-like isoform X2 yields the protein MSSLLESIVTVITVFHKYSEKEGDKKTLSKNELKELLINEMGPIFENASNPAKLDKIFMALDADKNGTVDLNDYIIMVTSIIMLCEETFQKYK from the exons ATGTCAA GTCTCCTTGAATCAATAGTTACGGTGATTACAGTCTTTCACAAATACTCAGAAAAGGAGGGAGACAAAAAGACCCTGAGCAAAAACGAGCTCAAGGAACTTCTCATAAACGAGATGGGACCGATCTTTGAG AACGCCTCTAACCCAGCCAAACTGGACAAGATTTTTATGGCTCTGGATGCAGATAAAAATGGCACTGTGGACTTGAATGACTACATCATCATGGTCACCAGCATTATTATGCTTTGCGAGGAGACcttccaaaaatataaataa
- the LOC113059104 gene encoding ictacalcin-like, with protein MSDIQKGIALLISAFNKYSEKEGDKKTLSKGELKDLLTAEMGDIFRKSTDKTALDKIFKDLDANADGTVDFQEYVTLVACLTMICNDFFKKQ; from the exons ATGTCTG ACATCCAGAAAGGAATAGCTTTGCTGATTTCAGCCTTTAACAAATACTCAGAAAAGGAGGGAGACAAAAAGACCCTGAGCAAAGGCGAGCTCAAGGATCTGCTCACAGCAGAGATGGGAGACATCTTTAGG AAATCCACTGACAAGACAGCTCTGGACAAGATTTTTAAGGATCTGGATGCAAATGCAGATGGCACTGTGGACTTCCAGGAGTACGTCACCTTGGTCGCCTGCCTCACTATGATTTGCAATGACTTTTTCAAAAAACAATGA